The following are from one region of the Parafrankia discariae genome:
- a CDS encoding TauD/TfdA dioxygenase family protein produces the protein MAVTVTEISPEVGVEIAGLAGHRLADPAVAADCQALLARHGVVVYRETHVGDDDLVAFSRLLGQVVVAPVGGTDTHPEISKITLDPAESVLAAYRRGTFFWHIDGANDELPQKATLLTARQVSDEGGDTEFANTFAAYEALTAAEKEQFAKLRVVHSFAASQSLAEPDASERTRALWARVPAREHPLVWTRGNGRKSLLVGATTDHVVGWPAEESRALLDRLLEWSTQPRFVLRHHWRRGDLVIWDNTGMLHRAIPYTATSHRLMHRTTLVGEEVVA, from the coding sequence ATGGCCGTGACCGTCACCGAGATCAGCCCGGAGGTCGGCGTCGAGATCGCCGGCCTCGCCGGTCACCGGCTCGCCGATCCGGCGGTCGCGGCCGACTGCCAGGCCCTGCTGGCCCGCCACGGCGTCGTCGTCTACCGCGAGACCCACGTCGGCGACGACGACCTGGTCGCCTTCAGTCGCCTGCTCGGCCAGGTGGTCGTCGCCCCCGTGGGCGGCACGGACACCCACCCCGAGATCTCGAAGATCACCCTGGACCCGGCCGAGAGCGTCCTGGCCGCCTACCGGCGGGGAACCTTCTTCTGGCACATCGACGGCGCCAACGACGAGCTGCCGCAGAAGGCCACCCTGCTGACGGCCCGGCAGGTCTCCGACGAGGGCGGCGACACCGAGTTCGCGAACACCTTCGCCGCCTACGAGGCGCTCACCGCGGCCGAGAAGGAGCAGTTCGCGAAGCTGCGCGTCGTGCACAGCTTCGCGGCCTCGCAGTCACTGGCCGAACCCGACGCGTCGGAGCGGACCCGCGCGCTGTGGGCCCGGGTGCCGGCGCGCGAGCACCCGCTGGTCTGGACCCGCGGCAACGGCCGAAAGTCGCTGCTGGTCGGCGCGACGACCGACCACGTCGTCGGCTGGCCGGCGGAGGAGAGCCGCGCCCTGCTCGACCGGCTCCTCGAGTGGTCCACCCAGCCGAGGTTCGTCCTGCGCCACCACTGGCGCCGAGGCGACCTCGTGATCTGGGACAACACCGGCATGCTGCACCGGGCGATCCCATACACGGCGACGTCGCACCGGTTGATGCACCGAACGACCCTCGTGGGCGAAGAAGTCGTAGCCTGA
- a CDS encoding carotenoid oxygenase family protein: MDHAVYHVLEQSREYEVDLVVTDGRWPDGLTGFVFVVGPAQPTVLDFAPSGPGMLTRVDLARRTWRTRRVVTPDLAMLGGLRAALAPEELQRLLAGTRPALSHTAPHFFGDRLLLTADRQRPVELDPVTMTYRTFLGALSEYPQVRAHPLFPGVQTTSHPVVDPDEGCLWWSNIHLRPRGRSTTDVEGPLSVVRWDGHGELETWEVPGARISQGTHEIAVTRDYVVFTEIGFQPEPGSVAGRGRTKPHLPFTDIYLVAKRELTRARVGSAVPVTHARVPYESFHEFADYGQDGDDVTLYVAHSNGWDINYAITRSDTVWRTGARLPSCLSGFMPTPVDAAPVGRHVIDGRTGQVRQSRYFLDPRRHWGTLLYARDTRPAALERGRYLWQAYWGATPDTMVSAIVEMYADHPFRVVDVDDLPTAEIPSSLVCVELESMTERSAWTFPAGTICESPVFVPDGAGGDGWVVVFVKHGDRTELQVFDALALGHGPCAVATAPGLRMPVLSHSGYTETLRSPGAGYRRSFAADLGTGWHDLSPATRAIVTEIVEAFG, encoded by the coding sequence GTGGACCACGCGGTTTACCACGTGCTCGAACAGAGCCGGGAATACGAGGTCGATCTCGTCGTCACCGACGGCCGGTGGCCGGACGGACTGACCGGATTCGTGTTCGTCGTCGGGCCGGCCCAGCCGACGGTACTGGACTTCGCGCCGAGCGGCCCGGGAATGCTGACCCGGGTCGACCTGGCGAGACGCACCTGGCGGACCCGTCGGGTGGTCACCCCGGACCTGGCGATGCTCGGCGGGCTGCGGGCCGCGCTGGCCCCGGAGGAGCTCCAGCGGCTGCTGGCCGGCACCCGTCCGGCACTGAGCCACACCGCGCCGCACTTCTTCGGTGACCGGCTGCTGCTCACCGCCGACCGACAGCGGCCGGTGGAGCTCGACCCGGTCACGATGACCTACCGCACGTTCCTCGGCGCGCTGTCCGAGTACCCCCAGGTCAGGGCGCACCCGCTGTTCCCCGGGGTGCAGACGACCTCGCACCCGGTGGTCGACCCCGACGAGGGCTGCCTGTGGTGGAGCAACATCCACCTGCGTCCGCGCGGCCGGTCGACCACGGACGTGGAGGGCCCGCTGTCGGTGGTGCGCTGGGACGGCCACGGCGAGCTGGAGACCTGGGAGGTCCCCGGGGCGCGCATCTCGCAGGGCACCCACGAGATCGCGGTGACCCGCGACTACGTCGTCTTCACCGAGATCGGCTTCCAGCCGGAGCCCGGCAGCGTCGCCGGCCGCGGCCGCACCAAGCCGCACCTGCCGTTCACCGACATCTACCTGGTCGCCAAGCGGGAGCTGACCCGGGCCCGGGTCGGCTCCGCCGTGCCGGTGACGCACGCGCGGGTCCCGTACGAGTCCTTCCACGAGTTCGCCGACTACGGCCAGGACGGCGACGACGTCACGCTGTACGTCGCGCACTCGAACGGCTGGGACATCAACTACGCGATCACCCGCTCGGACACCGTGTGGCGCACCGGGGCCCGGCTGCCCAGCTGCCTGTCCGGGTTCATGCCGACGCCGGTCGACGCCGCGCCGGTCGGGCGGCACGTCATCGACGGCCGGACCGGGCAGGTGCGGCAGAGCAGGTACTTCCTCGACCCGCGGCGGCACTGGGGAACCCTGCTGTACGCCCGCGACACCCGGCCGGCCGCGCTCGAGCGCGGCCGGTACCTGTGGCAGGCGTACTGGGGCGCCACCCCCGACACGATGGTCTCGGCGATCGTCGAGATGTACGCCGACCATCCGTTCCGGGTGGTGGACGTCGACGACCTGCCCACGGCCGAGATCCCGTCGTCGCTGGTCTGCGTCGAGCTGGAGTCGATGACCGAGCGGTCGGCGTGGACGTTCCCGGCCGGGACGATCTGCGAGTCCCCGGTCTTCGTGCCCGACGGGGCCGGTGGCGACGGCTGGGTGGTGGTCTTCGTCAAGCACGGGGACCGCACCGAGCTGCAGGTCTTCGACGCCCTGGCGCTCGGTCACGGCCCGTGCGCCGTGGCGACGGCCCCGGGCCTGCGCATGCCCGTGCTGTCCCACTCCGGCTACACGGAGACCCTCCGCTCCCCCGGCGCCGGCTACCGGCGCTCGTTCGCCGCCGACCTGGGCACCGGCTGGCACGACCTCTCCCCGGCCACCCGCGCCATCGTCACCGAGATCGTGGAGGCGTTCGGCTAG
- a CDS encoding permease prefix domain 1-containing protein — protein MTAQEGPRALEAQQPLDALEAQFAQWRHYAQRRRELRSADADELEDHLRGSVDELVEVGLSADEAFLVAVKRMGSLDELSREFAREHSERLWKQLVLTGGPAADSRSRRDLRMLVLCAAGAAVSVKAPELFGVRMTDDGSASFYGPNLSLFVLPWLAGFLAWRRQAGRTLIGIMGALFALGAVAANVYRVADDSQSLVLTSIHLPIALWLVVGLAYAADDWRSSRRRMDFIRFTGEWFVYFVLIALGGGVLTVFTAGTFEAIGIAPDGFISQWLLPCGAAAGVIVAGWLVEAKQSVVENIAPVLTRLFTPLFTVVLLAFLIAVCWTGTGVDVERDALILFDLLLVVVLGLLLYSMSARDPLAPPDLFDRLQLALVVSALAIDVLVLLAVTGRMTEYGTTPNKTAALGENVILLANLAWSAWLLLRLVRRRAPFAALERWQTSYLPVYAAWAWVVVLVFPPLFGYA, from the coding sequence ATGACGGCACAGGAGGGCCCGCGGGCGCTGGAGGCACAGCAGCCGCTGGACGCGTTGGAGGCGCAGTTCGCGCAGTGGCGGCACTACGCGCAGCGCCGCCGGGAGCTGCGCTCCGCCGACGCCGACGAGCTCGAGGACCATCTCCGCGGCTCCGTCGACGAGCTCGTCGAGGTCGGCCTGAGCGCGGACGAGGCGTTCCTGGTCGCGGTCAAACGGATGGGCAGCCTCGACGAGCTGTCCCGCGAGTTCGCCCGGGAGCACTCGGAGCGGCTGTGGAAGCAGCTGGTCCTGACCGGCGGCCCGGCCGCGGACAGCCGCTCGCGGCGCGACCTGCGGATGCTGGTGCTCTGCGCCGCGGGCGCGGCGGTGTCGGTCAAGGCGCCGGAGCTGTTCGGCGTGCGGATGACCGACGACGGCTCGGCTTCGTTCTACGGGCCGAACCTCAGCCTGTTCGTGCTGCCCTGGCTGGCCGGCTTCCTCGCCTGGCGCCGCCAGGCCGGGCGCACGCTGATCGGGATCATGGGAGCGCTGTTCGCGCTCGGCGCGGTGGCGGCCAACGTCTACCGCGTCGCCGACGACTCGCAGTCGTTGGTCCTCACCAGCATCCACCTGCCGATCGCCCTGTGGCTCGTGGTGGGCCTGGCCTACGCCGCGGACGACTGGCGCTCGTCCCGCAGACGCATGGACTTCATCCGCTTCACCGGCGAGTGGTTCGTCTACTTCGTGCTCATCGCGCTCGGCGGCGGTGTGCTCACCGTGTTCACGGCCGGCACCTTCGAAGCCATCGGAATCGCTCCGGACGGCTTCATCTCGCAGTGGCTCCTTCCCTGCGGCGCGGCGGCCGGGGTCATCGTGGCCGGGTGGCTCGTCGAGGCGAAACAGAGCGTGGTCGAGAACATCGCCCCGGTGCTCACCAGGCTGTTCACCCCGCTGTTCACCGTGGTCCTGCTGGCCTTCCTCATCGCCGTCTGCTGGACCGGCACCGGCGTCGACGTCGAGCGGGACGCGCTGATCCTGTTCGACCTGCTGCTGGTCGTCGTCCTGGGGCTGCTGCTCTACTCGATGTCGGCCCGCGATCCGCTGGCCCCGCCCGACCTGTTCGACCGGCTGCAGCTCGCCCTGGTGGTGAGCGCGCTGGCCATCGACGTGCTGGTCCTGCTGGCGGTCACCGGGCGGATGACCGAGTACGGCACCACGCCCAACAAGACCGCGGCGCTCGGGGAGAACGTCATCCTGCTGGCGAACCTCGCCTGGTCGGCGTGGCTCCTGCTGCGGCTGGTCCGCCGGCGCGCGCCCTTCGCGGCGCTGGAACGCTGGCAGACCTCCTACCTGCCGGTCTACGCCGCCTGGGCCTGGGTCGTGGTCCTCGTCTTCCCGCCGCTGTTCGGCTACGCCTGA
- the sigJ gene encoding RNA polymerase sigma factor SigJ: protein MTDPAWCAEQFERQRPQLRAVAYRMLGSFADADDAVQEAWLRLSRADGTAINNLAGWLTTVVGRVCVDLLRARRARREDLPGTWLPDPVIIETDSPDPEQHVLLADSVGLALLVVLDSLQPAERLAFVLHDMFGVPFDDIAPVLERTPAATRQLASRARRRVQGSGTRPDPDLPTQRRVAEAFLAAARDGDFAALVGLLDPNVRLRVDTGPRAWLAPRLLTGAGDVAGHAAAQGPRFAGLWEPALVNGAAGMIARGRAGLIAVVGLTVVNGRIREIDLILDADRLAAVDVNR, encoded by the coding sequence GAACGCCAGCGTCCCCAGCTGCGCGCCGTCGCCTACCGCATGCTCGGCTCCTTCGCGGACGCCGACGACGCGGTCCAGGAGGCCTGGCTGCGGCTCAGCCGGGCCGACGGGACGGCGATCAACAACCTGGCCGGTTGGCTGACCACCGTCGTCGGGCGCGTCTGCGTCGACCTGCTGCGCGCCCGCCGGGCTCGGCGCGAGGACCTGCCAGGCACCTGGCTGCCCGACCCGGTCATCATCGAGACCGACAGCCCCGATCCCGAACAACACGTCCTGCTGGCCGACTCGGTCGGTCTGGCGCTCCTCGTCGTCCTGGACAGTCTCCAACCGGCGGAGCGGCTCGCGTTCGTGCTGCACGACATGTTCGGCGTCCCGTTCGACGACATCGCCCCCGTCCTCGAAAGGACCCCGGCGGCGACCCGGCAGCTGGCCAGCCGCGCCCGCCGTCGTGTCCAGGGCAGCGGCACCCGGCCGGATCCCGACCTGCCCACCCAGCGTCGCGTGGCCGAGGCCTTCCTCGCCGCCGCCCGCGACGGTGACTTCGCCGCGCTCGTCGGACTCCTCGACCCGAACGTCCGGCTCCGGGTCGACACCGGGCCCCGCGCCTGGCTCGCCCCGCGGCTGCTCACCGGAGCCGGTGACGTCGCCGGCCACGCCGCCGCGCAGGGCCCACGCTTCGCCGGTCTCTGGGAACCCGCCCTCGTCAACGGCGCCGCCGGCATGATCGCGCGCGGCCGGGCCGGGCTGATCGCGGTCGTCGGCCTCACCGTCGTGAACGGCCGGATCCGCGAGATCGACCTGATTCTGGACGCCGACAGGCTGGCCGCCGTCGACGTCAACAGGTGA
- a CDS encoding NAD(P)/FAD-dependent oxidoreductase — MPNPDTPPGDRPHTVVIGAGPAGLTAAYRLAARGAPVSCYEADDVVGGISRTVVRDGWRFDIGGHRFFTKVSQVDALWREILPEEDFLLRPRMSRIYYNGKLYDYPLKALNALRNLGLAESSLAIGSYLWARARPPKERANNYEAWLVARFGWRLYRTFFKTYTEKVWGIPVSQMPIDWAAQRVKSLSLAAAIVNAVLPKRNQKKITSLIEEFRYPKYGPGMMWEAAAQVEKLGGRIVLNASATRVHHEDGRAVAVTVRTPTGERSRVPADHVVSSMPMSTLLASMDPPPPAHVLEAAGDLRYRDYLTVALIVPEEFGFPDNWIYIHDPGVRVGRIQNYGSWSPYLVKEGRTCLGLEFFVFEGDDMWIRPDDELVALGTAELEALGLVRPGAVEKGYVVRVPKAYPTYDQFYRRNVEVMREWLARHVPNVHPVGRNGMHRYNNSDHSMLTAMLTVENILDGTGHDVWTVNVEEEYHEEKTRGGGRPTGGGTGRDAPVIPRPV, encoded by the coding sequence GTGCCCAACCCCGACACCCCGCCCGGCGACCGCCCGCACACCGTCGTGATCGGGGCCGGACCGGCGGGTCTGACCGCCGCCTACCGGCTCGCCGCCAGAGGGGCGCCGGTCTCCTGCTACGAGGCCGACGACGTGGTCGGCGGCATCAGCCGCACCGTCGTGCGTGACGGGTGGCGTTTCGACATCGGGGGCCATCGCTTCTTCACGAAGGTCTCGCAGGTGGACGCGCTCTGGCGGGAGATCCTGCCCGAGGAGGATTTTCTGCTGCGTCCCCGGATGAGCAGGATCTACTACAACGGGAAGCTTTACGACTACCCGCTGAAGGCGCTCAACGCTCTCCGGAATCTCGGCCTGGCCGAATCGTCGCTCGCCATCGGGTCGTACCTGTGGGCGCGCGCCCGGCCGCCGAAGGAACGGGCGAACAACTACGAGGCCTGGCTGGTGGCGCGGTTCGGCTGGCGTCTCTACCGGACCTTCTTCAAGACCTACACCGAGAAGGTGTGGGGGATACCGGTCAGCCAGATGCCGATCGACTGGGCGGCCCAGCGGGTGAAAAGCCTGTCACTCGCCGCCGCCATCGTGAACGCGGTGTTGCCGAAGCGGAACCAGAAGAAGATCACCAGCCTCATCGAGGAGTTCCGCTACCCCAAGTACGGGCCGGGAATGATGTGGGAGGCGGCGGCCCAGGTCGAGAAGCTGGGCGGGCGGATCGTGCTGAACGCGTCCGCGACCAGGGTCCACCACGAGGACGGCCGGGCGGTCGCGGTCACCGTGCGGACGCCGACCGGTGAGCGCTCGCGGGTGCCGGCCGATCACGTCGTCTCGTCGATGCCGATGTCGACCCTGCTCGCCAGCATGGACCCGCCGCCACCCGCGCACGTGCTCGAGGCGGCCGGCGATCTGCGCTACCGCGACTACCTGACCGTCGCGCTCATCGTGCCGGAGGAGTTCGGCTTCCCGGACAACTGGATCTACATCCACGACCCCGGGGTTCGGGTGGGGCGCATCCAGAACTACGGATCGTGGTCCCCGTACCTGGTCAAGGAGGGGCGGACCTGCCTCGGGCTGGAGTTCTTCGTCTTCGAGGGGGACGACATGTGGATCCGCCCGGACGACGAGCTGGTCGCGCTGGGCACCGCCGAGCTCGAGGCCCTCGGGCTGGTACGCCCCGGCGCGGTCGAGAAGGGCTACGTCGTCCGCGTCCCCAAGGCGTATCCGACCTATGACCAGTTCTACCGGCGCAACGTGGAGGTGATGCGGGAATGGCTGGCGCGCCACGTTCCCAACGTCCACCCGGTCGGCCGGAACGGCATGCACCGGTACAACAACTCCGACCACTCGATGCTGACCGCCATGCTCACGGTGGAGAACATCCTCGACGGCACCGGGCACGACGTCTGGACGGTCAACGTCGAGGAGGAGTACCACGAGGAGAAGACAAGGGGGGGCGGTCGGCCCACGGGCGGGGGGACCGGTCGGGACGCCCCGGTGATTCCCCGTCCAGTGTGA
- a CDS encoding EthD family reductase: MDEEVDAVIRLSVFYPKTEGATFDIDYYVNKHIPMACRMWGLTEVEVDQGIRGPYVAASHFLFESAEALQAAMSADSTAISADLTNYTTITPVMQISEIVSS, from the coding sequence ATGGACGAGGAGGTCGACGCCGTGATCCGGCTCAGCGTGTTCTACCCGAAGACCGAGGGCGCGACGTTCGACATCGACTACTACGTGAACAAGCACATCCCGATGGCCTGCCGGATGTGGGGGCTCACCGAGGTCGAGGTCGACCAGGGCATCCGCGGGCCGTACGTGGCCGCGTCGCACTTCCTCTTCGAGTCGGCGGAGGCGCTCCAGGCGGCGATGAGTGCCGACAGCACGGCCATCAGCGCCGACCTGACGAACTACACGACGATCACTCCCGTCATGCAGATCAGCGAGATCGTCAGCAGCTGA
- a CDS encoding CYTH domain-containing protein — translation MAGGARFARHRHAAQRFWQLSDTDLDDLLALTGEADRVELKLVVPVAAHEATCAALGIEFTRARSLRVFYLDTPERTLHRNGVVARVRSIAGRADDAVVKLRPVVPAEVPPRLRRSRNFVVEIDGMPGRYVCSGALRARLDTVDVDRAMARRRALHRLFTPAQLRLLASRLPARLNVDDLAVFGPVDARRIKIVPAGHDRVLLAERWTYPDGSRILELSTRCRPAEALRVAGRTADVLCRYGVDLSGPQQTKTRATLDFFAGELTTRRR, via the coding sequence GTGGCCGGCGGGGCCCGATTCGCCCGACATCGGCACGCCGCGCAGCGATTCTGGCAGCTCTCCGACACCGATCTCGACGACCTGCTGGCGCTGACCGGTGAGGCCGACCGGGTCGAGCTGAAACTGGTCGTGCCCGTCGCGGCGCACGAGGCGACCTGCGCCGCGCTCGGCATCGAGTTCACCCGTGCCCGGTCACTGCGGGTCTTCTACCTGGACACCCCCGAACGCACGCTGCATCGCAACGGCGTGGTGGCCCGGGTGCGCAGCATCGCCGGGCGCGCCGACGACGCGGTGGTGAAGCTGCGGCCCGTCGTCCCGGCCGAGGTGCCGCCACGGCTGCGCCGTTCGCGGAACTTCGTCGTCGAGATCGACGGCATGCCCGGCCGGTACGTCTGCTCCGGGGCGCTGCGGGCCCGCCTGGACACCGTCGACGTCGACCGGGCGATGGCCCGGCGGCGCGCGCTGCACCGGCTGTTCACCCCGGCGCAGCTGCGGCTGCTGGCCAGCCGCCTACCGGCCCGGCTCAACGTCGACGATCTCGCGGTGTTCGGCCCGGTGGACGCCCGCCGGATCAAGATCGTTCCTGCCGGCCACGACCGCGTGCTGCTCGCGGAACGCTGGACGTATCCCGACGGCTCGCGCATCCTCGAGCTCTCCACCCGCTGCCGACCCGCCGAGGCACTGCGCGTCGCCGGGCGCACGGCGGACGTCCTGTGCCGGTACGGCGTCGACCTCAGCGGGCCGCAACAGACGAAGACCCGCGCCACCCTGGACTTCTTCGCCGGTGAGCTGACCACCCGCCGGCGGTGA
- a CDS encoding NAD(P)-dependent oxidoreductase, whose protein sequence is MAGTRATVGFVGLGSMGGALAANLVAAGFDVVAHDAAGPDRVPAGAAGAADVAEVAGRADTVVCSLPDGAASEQVAGEIVALAGRRAAHVVDTSTVGVAAARRIAARLAGAGVGYVDAPVSGGVAGARARTITVMFAGSAADCAAVTPVLAGLSDRRVRVGDEPGLAQALKLANNFLSATALAATSEAIAFGTAAGLDPVTMLEALNGASGRSSATGDKFPNHVLTGRYAAGFTNSLMAKDVALYLAAVRERDGAVGDSDNSRNSRIGSVTAAVWERFAVVDPGVDFTRIYPFVKGT, encoded by the coding sequence GTGGCGGGAACGAGGGCGACGGTCGGATTCGTGGGCCTGGGGAGCATGGGCGGTGCCCTGGCCGCGAACCTGGTCGCCGCCGGGTTCGACGTCGTCGCCCATGACGCGGCCGGCCCGGACCGGGTGCCGGCGGGGGCGGCCGGCGCGGCCGACGTCGCCGAGGTCGCCGGCCGGGCGGACACCGTCGTGTGCAGCCTGCCCGACGGGGCGGCGTCCGAGCAGGTCGCCGGTGAGATCGTCGCGCTGGCCGGCCGGCGGGCGGCGCACGTCGTCGACACCTCGACGGTCGGGGTGGCCGCCGCGCGCCGGATCGCCGCCCGGCTGGCCGGTGCCGGTGTCGGCTACGTCGACGCGCCGGTGTCGGGTGGCGTGGCGGGCGCCCGGGCGCGCACGATCACGGTGATGTTCGCCGGGTCCGCCGCCGACTGCGCGGCGGTCACGCCCGTCCTGGCCGGCCTGAGTGACCGCCGGGTCAGGGTGGGCGACGAGCCGGGCCTGGCACAGGCGCTGAAGCTGGCGAACAACTTCCTCTCCGCGACGGCGCTGGCGGCGACCAGTGAGGCGATAGCCTTCGGCACCGCGGCCGGACTCGACCCGGTCACGATGCTCGAGGCGCTGAACGGCGCGAGCGGCCGGAGCTCGGCGACCGGCGACAAGTTCCCCAACCACGTACTGACCGGGCGCTACGCGGCGGGTTTCACCAACTCGCTGATGGCGAAGGACGTCGCGCTCTATCTGGCGGCCGTGCGGGAACGCGACGGCGCCGTGGGGGACTCGGACAATTCGCGGAATTCGCGGATCGGGTCGGTCACGGCGGCGGTGTGGGAGCGGTTCGCGGTCGTCGATCCGGGCGTCGACTTCACCCGGATCTATCCCTTCGTGAAGGGCACCTGA
- a CDS encoding carboxymuconolactone decarboxylase family protein → MARIEPLPLRQWPKEMRPALAALTPPVPLHPPMPSEGKPKALNTLGTLAHHPTLAHAFFTFNGHIQRATTLTLRQREIVILRVAALRKCYYEWTQHVVMGHDIGLTDDEITRIALGPDAPFWDPVDAALIRAVDELLTEGAIGAGTWETLAAKHDTQQLLDIIFTVGAYETLALMMRSFELELDDDLIQT, encoded by the coding sequence ATGGCACGGATCGAACCGCTTCCCCTCAGGCAATGGCCCAAGGAGATGCGTCCGGCCCTGGCAGCCCTGACGCCGCCCGTGCCGCTGCACCCTCCGATGCCCTCCGAGGGCAAGCCCAAGGCGCTGAACACGCTGGGGACGCTCGCCCACCACCCCACGCTGGCGCACGCCTTCTTCACGTTCAACGGCCACATCCAGCGCGCGACGACGCTGACGCTGCGGCAGCGGGAGATCGTCATCCTGCGGGTGGCGGCACTGCGTAAGTGCTACTACGAGTGGACGCAGCACGTCGTCATGGGCCACGACATCGGCCTGACCGACGACGAGATCACCCGCATCGCGCTGGGTCCGGACGCGCCCTTCTGGGACCCGGTCGACGCGGCGCTGATCCGCGCGGTGGACGAGCTCCTCACCGAGGGCGCGATCGGCGCCGGCACCTGGGAGACCCTCGCGGCCAAGCACGACACCCAGCAGCTGCTGGACATCATCTTCACGGTCGGCGCCTACGAGACCCTGGCGCTGATGATGCGCTCGTTCGAGCTCGAGCTCGACGACGACCTCATTCAGACCTGA
- a CDS encoding TetR/AcrR family transcriptional regulator yields MSGSEGGPRRARRGLPAKREAIVEAALDLFVRQGYAATTLDDIATATPVSRQTVYNHFGDKETLFRAVIDTHLNATLETLHAPISGLTSSPATGPAELPADAESQLNDLARRLTAIFLNPRTALLRRLLQAEGPRQPQLLDLWRTRVAGPVWSEVISQLTRLTHAGALRVDDPIRAASQFIVLVTGTAWQITELGVFLYPPPPGVDGEQLDTAVRSGVALFVRGYRPAAP; encoded by the coding sequence ATGTCAGGCAGCGAAGGTGGGCCCCGGCGAGCGCGGCGCGGTCTTCCCGCCAAGCGGGAAGCGATCGTGGAGGCGGCGCTCGATCTCTTCGTCCGCCAGGGGTACGCGGCCACGACCCTCGACGACATCGCCACCGCGACCCCGGTCTCGCGGCAGACCGTCTACAACCACTTCGGCGACAAGGAGACGCTGTTCCGGGCGGTCATCGACACGCATCTGAACGCGACCCTCGAGACGTTGCACGCGCCGATCAGCGGCCTGACCAGCAGCCCGGCCACCGGCCCGGCCGAGCTTCCGGCCGACGCCGAGTCACAGCTGAACGATCTCGCGAGACGACTGACGGCGATCTTCCTCAATCCCCGGACGGCGCTGCTGCGACGGCTCCTCCAGGCGGAGGGCCCCCGCCAGCCACAGCTGCTCGATCTGTGGCGCACCCGCGTCGCCGGGCCCGTCTGGTCGGAGGTGATCAGCCAGCTGACCCGCCTCACGCACGCGGGCGCGCTGCGCGTCGACGACCCGATCCGGGCCGCGAGCCAGTTCATCGTCCTGGTCACCGGCACGGCCTGGCAGATCACCGAACTGGGTGTCTTCCTCTACCCGCCGCCGCCGGGCGTGGACGGCGAGCAGCTGGACACCGCGGTCCGCTCCGGCGTCGCGCTGTTCGTGCGCGGCTACCGGCCGGCGGCCCCGTGA
- a CDS encoding ferredoxin, whose amino-acid sequence MKVVVDFKLCESNALCVGLAPTVFELDDNDYLNILDETPDEDLAKDVRAAVTACPKQAIKIVDD is encoded by the coding sequence ATGAAAGTGGTCGTGGACTTCAAGCTCTGCGAGAGCAACGCGCTGTGCGTGGGGCTCGCTCCCACGGTGTTCGAGCTTGACGACAACGACTATCTGAACATCCTGGACGAGACTCCCGATGAGGACCTCGCGAAGGATGTCCGCGCGGCCGTCACCGCCTGCCCCAAGCAGGCCATCAAGATTGTCGACGACTGA
- a CDS encoding PadR family transcriptional regulator: MKVAKDLVAASATPIVLGILAEEESYGYAILKRIDELSGGELAWTEGLLYPLLHRLERLGHVESSWRSATGERRRKYYRITDTGLAELAEQRRQWATVVDALKEIWTGLGDRGPLTAIPAISAIPVEGHA; this comes from the coding sequence GTGAAGGTCGCGAAGGATCTGGTGGCCGCCTCGGCGACGCCGATCGTGCTCGGCATCCTGGCGGAGGAGGAGAGCTACGGCTACGCCATCCTCAAGCGGATCGACGAGCTGTCCGGCGGCGAGCTGGCCTGGACGGAGGGCCTGCTCTACCCGTTGCTGCACCGGCTCGAGCGGCTCGGGCACGTGGAGTCGAGCTGGCGGTCGGCCACCGGCGAGCGCCGGCGCAAGTACTACCGCATCACCGACACCGGCCTGGCCGAACTGGCCGAGCAGCGCCGCCAGTGGGCCACCGTCGTCGACGCGCTCAAGGAGATCTGGACGGGCCTCGGCGACCGCGGCCCACTGACGGCCATCCCGGCCATCTCGGCGATCCCAGTGGAGGGCCACGCATGA